One genomic segment of Arachis duranensis cultivar V14167 chromosome 4, aradu.V14167.gnm2.J7QH, whole genome shotgun sequence includes these proteins:
- the LOC107486533 gene encoding S-adenosylmethionine decarboxylase proenzyme — MALTASAIGFEGYEKRLEISFFGEGLGLRALSKAHLDEILEPAQCTIVSSLSNDDVDSYVLSESSLFVYSHNIIIKTCGTTKLLLSIPAILKLAGSLDMTVKSVRYTRGSFIFPGAQPFPHRSFSEEVDLLDSYFGNLGSGSKASVMGDPDKSQLWHIYSACAEPKASSEAAIYGLEMCMTGLDREKASVFFKENTDSAVMMTENSGIRKILPKSEICDFEFDPCGYSMNGIEGSAISTIHVTPEDGFSYASFEAVGYDYEKTSVSELIERVLACFEPSEFSVALHSDMHGEKLFNKFPLDIDGYYCEERSNEVLGAGGGAVVYHSFVRADGSASPRSILRCCWSSSEDEKE, encoded by the coding sequence ATGGCTTTGACCGCCTCAGCTATTGGTTTTGAAGGCTATGAAAAGAGGCTCGAGATATCGTTTTTCGGCGAAGGTTTAGGCCTCCGGGCATTGTCTAAAGCCCACTTGGATGAGATTCTAGAACCAGCACAATGCACTATTGTTTCCTCTCTGTCAAATGATGATGTTGATTCTTATGTTCTCTCAGAGTCAAGCTTGTTTGTTTATTCTCATAACATCATCATCAAAACCTGTGGAACTACAAAACTACTTCTGTCAATCCCTGCCATTCTTAAGTTGGCCGGTTCCCTCGACATGACTGTGAAATCGGTGAGGTACACTCGAGGAAGCTTCATTTTTCCTGGGGCACAGCCCTTCCCTCATCGTAGCTTTTCAGAGGAAGTTGATCTTCTTGACAGCTATTTTGGCAACCTTGGTTCCGGTAGCAAAGCTTCTGTGATGGGTGATCCTGACAAGTCACAACTTTGGCACATCTACTCTGCTTGTGCAGAGCCAAAAGCCTCATCTGAAGCAGCAATCTATGGCCTTGAGATGTGCATGACTGGATTAGACAGGGAAAAGGCCTCTGTTTTCTTCAAAGAAAACACTGACTCTGCAGTTATGATGACTGAAAATTCTGGAATCAGGAAGATCCTTCCAAAGTCTGAGATatgtgattttgaatttgatccCTGTGGCTATTCGATGAACGGAATCGAGGGAAGTGCGATCTCCACTATCCATGTAACACCAGAGGATGGTTTCAGCTATGCAAGTTTTGAAGCTGTTGGCTATGATTATGAAAAAACTTCTGTGTCTGAACTTATTGAGAGAGTTTTGGCTTGCTTTGAACCATCTGAGTTCTCTGTTGCTCTACACAGTGACATGCATGGTGAGAAGCTTTTCAACAAATTTCCCCTGGATATTGATGGATACTACTGTGAGGAGAGGAGCAATGAAGTGCTAGGAGCTGGTGGCGGTGCTGTTGTGTACCATAGCTTTGTCCGAGCCGATGGAAGTGCATCTCCTAGGTCTATTCTTAGATGCTGCTGGAGTAGTAGTGAGGATGAGAAGGAATAG
- the LOC107486231 gene encoding stress-induced protein KIN1-like — protein MESIKQSYQQGKARSEAQQTTENMMDKASNAAQSAKEGMQEAGQQMQAKAQGVADAVKDATGMNN, from the exons ATGGAGTCCATTAAGCAGAGCTACCAACAAGGAAAAGCCAGGAGTGAGGCACAG cAAACGACAGAGAACATGATGGACAAGGCAAGCAACGCAGCTCAATCTGCTAAAGAAGGCATGCAAGAG GCTGGCCAGCAAATGCAGGCAAAGGCACAAGGAGTTGCTGATGCTGTGAAGGATGCAACCGGGATGAACAACTGA
- the LOC107486230 gene encoding short-chain dehydrogenase reductase ATA1-like: protein MEPHMKLNEETRKSPSKRLVNKVAVITGGARGIGAATAKLFAENGAHVVIADVLDDLGASLAQSIGGRFIHCDVSKEQDVESAINLAISWKGQLHIMFNNAGIAGVDGSITSLDMEHVKHLLSINLNGTIHGIKHASKAMINAQKGGSIICTSSASSIMGGLGAHPYTLSKAAIDGLVRSAACELGVHLIRVNSISPHGVPSEMLLSAFKRFGREITPQELKDYIGKNASLLKGKGSTADDVAHAALFLASDESSFITAHSLKVDGGYTSAFGHMSFIYQDLNSL from the exons ATGGAGCCACATATGAAACTAAATGAGGAAACAAGAAAATCACCTTCAAAGAG GCTTGTAAACAAGGTGGCAGTGATAACTGGTGGTGCAAGAGGAATAGGAGCAGCCACAGCAAAATTGTTTGCAGAAAATGGAGCACATGTTGTGATTGctgatgttcttgatgatcttggTGCCTCACTAGCTCAATCCATTGGTGGAAGATTCATACACTGTGATGTGTCAAAGGAACAAGATGTTGAATCAGCCATTAACCTTGCAATCTCATGGAAGGGACAATTACACATAATGTTCAACAATGCTGGAATTGCAGGTGTTGATGGAAGCATTACAAGCCTTGACATGGAACATGTGAAACACTTGTTATCCATAAACCTCAATGGAACCATACATGGAATCAAACATGCTTCTAAGGCTATGATCAATGCCCAAAAAGGAGGGTCCATCATATGCACCTCAAGTGCCTCATCAATCATGGGTGGTTTAGGTGCCCATCCATATACTTTGTCCAAAGCAGCAATTGATGGTTTG GTGAGAAGTGCTGCTTGTGAGTTAGGAGTGCATTTGATTAGAGTTAATAGCATATCTCCACATGGGGTTCCCTCAGAGATGCTTCTAAGTGCTTTTAAAAGGTTTGGGAGAGAGATTACCCCTCAAGAATTGAAGGACTATATTGGGAAGAATGCAAGTTTGCTCAAAGGGAAAGGTTCAACTGCTGATGATGTGGCACATGCTGCTCTCTTCTTGGCTAGTGATGAATCTTCCTTCATAACTGCACACTCTTTGAAAGTTGATGGAGGCTACACTTCTGCTTTTGGTCACATGAGTTTCATCTATCAAGATCTAAATTCACTGTAA
- the LOC107486232 gene encoding late embryogenesis abundant protein 2-like, which produces MNSSEKMSYNAGVAKGQVQEKTNNMIDKASDAAQSAKESVQETGQQIKAKAEGACEAVKEKMNN; this is translated from the exons ATGAATTCTTCCGAAAAGATGAGCTACAATGCTGGAGTTGCCAAGGGCCAAGTTCAG GAAAAGACCAACAACATGATAGACAAGGCTAGTGATGCTGCTCAGTCTGCTAAAGAATCAGTGCAAGAG ACTGGTCAGCAGATTAAGGCCAAGGCAGAAGGAGCATGTGAAGCAGTGAAGGAGAAAATGAACAATTGA